aactttagtaattagaataaccaagtatgaatgcatatttgtcatcaatataaaacgtactaaggattaatgagctgctgggttcatgaatattaatcacgctctctgcgttcgctcgaattgatttgctgaaatcaaaacagggacgataataggtgagcgccagccaatgagattgtcgtttgcgcattagttccgcccactaccacagaacccggcagttcttaaaagctgaaggattccaaaggaactccgttattttgacaggaaaatacaagaaagaatgtcgtttacatgtagcgcgtcaattctgtatgttatgaaagactctcttgctctgtatgtTTCTTTGCgcgcgtgtatgtgagagaaagcgacggcgagccgtgcgccttcacactagagtttatggtacatcaaatacagctgcactgcgcatccattcagatgaactgaaaaattaaattctaataatataatattgtaacgccacattttattgtcagtaacggtaattaatgacagaatttttatttttgggagaactatcccttCTCAGTGTAACACAATGTTTGAGCGATAATAAGGCATTGATAAATAAGAAAGGAGGGCCAAGAGgcctttttaaatataaatcaagTTTTAGCTGTTTATATGtagtccaaaaataaatacaaatacagaaTGATCATGATAGAGACTTCAAATCGCATGCAACACTGAGACTTAAGTTCAGTTACATATAGCAGCGTTTCTCATAGCAGAACAAATTCAGACAGTAAAACACTATCTCTCTTCAGCTGGACAGATCTCCACACTACTGTTAGTGACCCGTATCCCATACCAGCCTGCCCAAAACTGTGTATCCTTCCCACCATGAGTGAAACGGATAAACCGAACCCCAGGTCCATAATTCTTAAAGACATGCGTCatctgaaattaataaaaaatatatatatggtgaGAATGACACAGTTATTTTATGAAGTTTGATtgatcattttcttttcttctacTCACTTCACACCACTTCTGATCATTCCACTGTGGAAAGAAAACTGGTTCAGGGTCAAAGGTACTGATGGGTCTCTTCTTCTGATCAAGCAGCTCCACACAGATCTGATAGACACTTCCACAATCGCAGCGTGGTGCGTACCTGCACCACACAAAACATTCTcaaattaaactttattaaCTGGCATGATATATTAACCACTGATACTGTATCATGAAATCAGAGTTTGAGTGAACACTCACCAGTCTGATATTTTGATATGAGGTTGCAGTTGATCCATGAAAGCAGCGCTATAGCCTTCTTTCCTCAAATCAATCAGCTGTTGCTTTAAACATAACCTGAGGACAAAGTTTATGGTTGACAAAGAAGGCCTCAGCTATTATCTCTTtggtttaatacatttattttaggtTTGACTTATCAACTGAAGAATAGGTTGTATCAAACTTACCAGTATGAAGTGACAAAGTATTTTGAGACTGTGCAATTTGGGATTTCTACCGAATTATCTTCTACTGTCCAGCAGTCACCACCATTCTGTACAATATTCCATCCACTGAACTCCTCTAATCAGACCAGCAGAGAGGAGCACATAATATAAATGGAGCAAGTGACACTGGCATTACATTTTCAGAAGGGAATAAGGTGGCAAACGAATAGTgttaaaattaatcatttaaatactGAGTGAATTTAGGGTAATTTCACTTCAAGTGGTCCAATGAACGCTGCTTGACCATTACCTCTGTGTATTGTTATTGCAATAccagtatttttatttcattttattttatgtggtTTAACCACAGTGGCCATCATGGCCCACAACATTTGCAAATTGTTGATCAATATTGCTCAAGGTTCAACATTTAGTGTCAATTTACAATGGGAAGGATTTGAGTCTCAGTCATAAATAAGTATAGCATGCATGcagaacatttcagtttttttttttttttttaatgggagTGAGAAAGTGTGGAAAAAGTGCAGTTTCTTAACATTTGGATGTTTGCAGAGGCCCCCTAGTGGTCCCTCTCTAGCCCCCTGCTTTAAAGCCACTGTTTCAGATCTCATTAACAAACAAAAGCTATGGTGTGTCGGTCAATCACCTCCAtaattactgtaaaatactgttcatttttattatttgttgtgTTCATATTACATTCCTATCTAACAGTACAGTACTGTAGGCTTTCCCCCAGATTTCTACTAGCTCTAGGTCTGTAACCAGCATAATCTCATACTCTTAATTTTTACAGCAGAATGCTATCATAGAGGAAATGTATCTGTGAAAATTTCAGCTTCCAGTTTGGTCCCCCACCAGAATTAATCAACTTGAGGGAAAATTGAGGGAAGTTTTTATAAAAATGGCACTTTCTCACacctttttctgtattttttcttattatgTGCTGTAAAGATCTGTTTTTGTACTAATGAATTACAATCCTAAACTAAGATATTGAGGTTTGTGTAAACATCCCTGTAACCAAATTAGCTGTGGGCCAATAAACATGATGGTCACTGTGCTTAAaccaagttttaaaaaaaaggtcaaaccaaaaacttttatatattaaaatgcacagtataaaaaaattggtattcattttgagatttatgAAAGTTTAAcgtttttattttggggtaactatttctttaaatgtcttttaaaagtCTGGAAAATAGTATAGTAGAACATGTGAAGacgaaaaataaaatgttctaaaaAATTCTACCACTGTGATTCCCAAAAGCCACCAATGGCTTCAATGATCAACTTAGGTTGGCGATGCTtctgggaaatgcagtccagaaTATGAAGTGTACTGcttctttaaaatattacacattttcaATTTTGTGGCTCACCTTCTGCTCTGGGATTCTTGAGCAAGTTACGTCGTTTCTTAGTTAAGAAGTAAAACAAGCGCCAGTCATCTGGTGGTCTGGAAGCATCACATGGCTGGATCCCCTCTCTCCGACAGCGCACTCTCCAGTGTGCAGCACTGTCCACCAGCTCCTTCCACTCATGACACACCAGACGACAGACTCGCACCACCTGATGAGCAGGCAGATTCAGGAGGATCTCCTCAACCACAGCTAGAGGAACATCTGCCTGCAGACCTGAGCACTGACCAAGGAAGAAAGATTCAGTTCTAATCCAGCTGTGGAACATGGGGCGAATTCCAAACAGAAGTGAGcatccctatgccctactcCCTTCGAAGGGCAGAGCCCTTGAAGTGTGTTCTTTAAAGGGTGTAGGGCATTACTGTCTCGTATAAGCGTTTGGAACTCCCTTGGtatgtaaagtcaaaataaacctcaactttgctttaaaatgcatcgcAAGATCTCCTAAGtgaagatcacatgatcacaaacgGAAATCACTTCCGTGAAGTGACCATCGCATGCTCCCTTCACTAACGGACTTCTGGAAGGGCCCTTCGTGAAGGGAATCAGTTGCTCACTTTCGATTGGAACGTCCCTACACATGGCGTCCCCTTCCCGAAGTGCCCTTCAAGGCCGCAAAAAAGCCGTTTGGAATTCGCCCATGGTTGCAGGTTCTTAGCTGGTCATCAGCTACCATGTTCCACCCTGACCATTTTAATATGGTATGACCATCTGGTAGATTGCTGCTCCAAGATGATCTACCAATCACAAGACAAGTCAGTCCATTTCAACTAGCATTTAATTTCATGCTAATTCTATGacaagtaagggataatcaacggctagctgtgcattaaacgatttgaatgcaggacgtggaggcgaagaaccacccgacgcgcagcggttgcctccgcgaagtgcaatcaaatcgtttaatgcacagctagccgttgattatcccgtacTTGTCACGtacttatgccatggtcatttgccagcattcacatattaaagatgttaataatatttgcgctgcaatatttgaccggaaggataaaaatgacggttattttcgtctgtattactatttaactgtaactgtatgttactatggttaccaatgtttataggaagcgtattaatatagaacgtgattaaactgacgtggaactacctgtgcagttcaacgaatttaatcaacacctgccagccaatcagaatccagtattcagacagaccatggcataatttTATGGCTATAAGTTAACTGAAGCCATGCAAGAGCTCGACAACTTACTGAGTCTGGTTTTAGTTTAAAGTCCATCGACGCAACATGAAGGTGTGCGCTCTCTGACTGACCCATCCTTGTTTTTGATATGGCATTTGATTGATATAACGTTAAGTCACTTTAGCACGTCTGGACCTGCGTGTGGAAACACGGAAGTTATGTCTCATAGTCTGACGATGTTGCAGTAAAAACCTGAAACACAAATAATGGTAGCTACCATCGCATTAATTATATGCCATAATACGTTCTTCTAAGCATTGATAATCACATGTTTACCGGGATCCCAAACCGAAAGTACTGTTACCGGAAGCGACGTGGCCCCGCCCATATTTGCACTCTGACCAATGCAATATGAGTGCAGCAAGAGAAGTGTTATGAGAAAATCACACACAAGACGAGTTACTATTACCTGTTTTGAGAAGATCCATTTGATAAACCGAAttacctttctctctctcagttgAAGATATAATGTGAACAAATATGAAAGACTATCGCTTTCCGAAAAATATtacttcattttattaaaaaaataggtTTCTGAAATCacattgtaataatgtttggaaatgaattaaaatcattttgataAGCAGTAAACACAGCTgtttgatttgtttgtaaagTATAATTTGCTGAAGAATTCTtgctctttattttcttttttttttttttttctatacacATTTTATCCATGTATATCGTTAAAATCAATTAGTAAAATGAATAGATATGTTTTGGAGTGAAGTCTGCAGAGGTGAGCTCTTATATAGAAGTCTCTTCGTGGAGGTACAATGTTATCACACTTCTGGCTGCAGAATAAACGAAACACATCACATGCACTTCTGTAAAtatggtatttttttattatggcTTCAATGATTGGAAACATTTGCAAAGATCGCAAAAGCCCTTACAGTTTCATTCATTTCCTTTCCACTGTATACATTTCTTACATTCATTTACAACTGTTACAAATGCAAAATTTGTAGGCTATAGCAGATAAATGAAAAAAGGATATACAATAACTCATCTTATCAAATACTTTAAACATGTAATCTTActgcaacacattaaaatgaactgCACCTCGAAGTCAGTAGGAAACCATAAACCTCTGGATTATTTGCTGCAGGTATGATGTTATCTGTACTGGTTCTGCTTAAACAAAGTCCTCAAGTGTACAATAATAGGTCTCTTTTAATACTTCTCTCTTTTAACCAAGCACCAAACCTTTAAGCTTCGTTTTTTAATTACGTTTCAAAGCTTCAGTGTTGAACATACCATCACTCACATGCAGTAATTTGGAATCATTTATTGCACTTATGTAAACTGATTATTCTATTAAGTGAAATCATTTCTAAAAGTGCAtgtgtatgcctgtatttagttgcagactaatatatatatatatatatatatataaacactatcTCTCTTCAGCTGGACAGATCTCCACACTACTGTTAGTGACCCGTATCCCATACCAGCCTGCCCAAAACTGTGTATCCTTCCCACCATGAGTGAAACGGATAAACCGAACCCCAGGTCCATAATTCTTAAAGACATGGGTCATCTGAAATAAAGCAGAACAAATAAAGAGACAATGAAGCCTAGACTGTTAGTTTGATTGTAGGGGAATAACTTGACTGTCAGTATAATGCTACTCACTTGACACCACAGCTCATCATTCCACTGTTCAAAAAAAACTTTCTCAGGCTGAAAAGTACAGATAGGTTTTTTCCTCTGATCAAGCAACTCTACACCGATCTCATAATGACACCCGCAATCAAAGCGTGGTGCATACCTGCAGAGAAGGCATTACTTAAATGTGCTTTCATATTAGAACCTGTTTTGTAAGTAACACTAGTactgcatttaaagggacagttcatccaaaaatgaaaattctgtcatcgtaactgtggaacacaaaagaatatgTTCTGAAAGTCAACAGGGTCCAAATGACACTGGAGCACAGTCCAAAAACAAGACGGTTTTCAAAATATTCTTTATGTTCCAAAGAGGTTTTGGACatgtttggatttttttttaacaaagttACAATTTATGCAGATtcttgcaataataataattataataaaactatagcaataacataaaaatttaaatctgaATATGATGACCTAGATGGAAggctcattcacagaaaatgtattaaattcatCACCAAAAGAATGAAATTCCCCTCCTAAGATACAGAAGCATGAAATGAGTTTGAGTGAATGCTCACCAGTCTGTTATTTTGATATGAGGTTGTAGTTGATCCATGAAAGCATCACTGTAGCCTTCTTTCTTCAAATTAATAAGTTGTTGCTTCAAACATAACCTGAGGACAAAGTTTATTGGTGATTCATGAGTGGATTGGCTTGCTGATTGATTGATAATCATCTATTGACCTAATAACTGAGCTAATAAATAAGCTCAAAACGTTCTTATaagatttaaaatatcaaatgcaCCAATAagatgttacaaaacattttgtgaCTGTCTCATCTGGAAATGGTTTCCTATTTTCCTCTGCCACCCAGCGGTCACCTCCATTCTCTACAATCTTCCATCCTTGAAGTTTATCTAATAAGAACATCAGAGAAGAgatgttaactaaaacaaaaat
This sequence is a window from Onychostoma macrolepis isolate SWU-2019 chromosome 23, ASM1243209v1, whole genome shotgun sequence. Protein-coding genes within it:
- the LOC131531529 gene encoding F-box only protein 44-like → MGQSESAHLHVASMDFKLKPDSCSGLQADVPLAVVEEILLNLPAHQVVRVCRLVCHEWKELVDSAAHWRVRCRREGIQPCDASRPPDDWRLFYFLTKKRRNLLKNPRAEEEFSGWNIVQNGGDCWTVEDNSVEIPNCTVSKYFVTSYWLCLKQQLIDLRKEGYSAAFMDQLQPHIKISDWYAPRCDCGSVYQICVELLDQKKRPISTFDPEPVFFPQWNDQKWCEMTHVFKNYGPGVRFIRFTHGGKDTQFWAGWYGIRVTNSSVEICPAEER
- the LOC131531527 gene encoding F-box only protein 6-like isoform X1, with protein sequence MEDEMVDLNSGSNSSKKWKVVDTRKRKKSWVQISETDSEKGNHQAKRRKEEYKCSSLQADVPLAVVEEILLNLPAHQVVRVCRLVCHEWKELVDSAAHWRVRCRREGIQPRDASRPPDDWRLFYFLTKKRRNLLKNPRAEDKLQGWKIVENGGDRWVAEENRKPFPDETVTKCFVTSYWLCLKQQLINLKKEGYSDAFMDQLQPHIKITDWYAPRFDCGCHYEIGVELLDQRKKPICTFQPEKVFFEQWNDELWCQMTHVFKNYGPGVRFIRFTHGGKDTQFWAGWYGIRVTNSSVEICPAEER
- the LOC131531527 gene encoding F-box only protein 6-like isoform X5, whose protein sequence is MESLNRKECSSLQADVPLAVVEEILLNLPAHQVVRVCRLVCHEWKELVDSAAHWRVRCRREGIQPRDASRPPDDWRLFYFLTKKRRNLLKNPRAEDKLQGWKIVENGGDRWVAEENRKPFPDETVTKCFVTSYWLCLKQQLINLKKEGYSDAFMDQLQPHIKITDWYAPRFDCGCHYEIGVELLDQRKKPICTFQPEKVFFEQWNDELWCQMTHVFKNYGPGVRFIRFTHGGKDTQFWAGWYGIRVTNSSVEICPAEER
- the LOC131531527 gene encoding F-box only protein 6-like isoform X2, with translation MKRNFRVCTRKSRPGNMSNKRQICQKTRMGRSESGHIHVLSKKPRLDACSSLQADVPLAVVEEILLNLPAHQVVRVCRLVCHEWKELVDSAAHWRVRCRREGIQPRDASRPPDDWRLFYFLTKKRRNLLKNPRAEDKLQGWKIVENGGDRWVAEENRKPFPDETVTKCFVTSYWLCLKQQLINLKKEGYSDAFMDQLQPHIKITDWYAPRFDCGCHYEIGVELLDQRKKPICTFQPEKVFFEQWNDELWCQMTHVFKNYGPGVRFIRFTHGGKDTQFWAGWYGIRVTNSSVEICPAEER